DNA from Salmo trutta chromosome 14, fSalTru1.1, whole genome shotgun sequence:
TCCAGTTGCAACTGGTTATTTCTGAGAGCATTTTGCCACATTGTACACCAAATTAGCTACAGTAAAGAAAATGGACAGGACAGTTAGCCTCCCGAATCAACCAGACAAAACAACCACAGGTAAGACTTCCTGCAGTGTAGCATTGATAGCTGTTTTTAATTGTTCTCAATCAATGTCCTGTATAGGGTGTGAATGGAATGTTAACTTAAGTATAATTTGATACAATGTTGTAGTTGAACTCTTGAGTAGGCTTTTAATTTAGCTTGACTATTATTAGTTCTAACGTTACTCCAGCTGGTCACATTCAAAGGGAATTTCTAATTACCACTaactttttttacattacagTTTCACATTTTACAATAGGATATTCCACAGTCCTACACCTCATTCGGTGTCAGCAATTTTGCCTACGTTTTAGCAGTTGGCTTTTGCTAAACGTGAACAGAAAGTGCTTGCTTGCAGGTCAGGAAGCAAGGCACGAGTCACCCAAAGCATGAGATGTGGAGCCGGTTATGTATTATAGTCAGTCTGGCTGAGATTATTTGGGGAGGGGAGGCCAGACATTTAAGACTACAGGCCTACGTAAATGGGTGTTGCAATCAGTAAATCCATGTAGACTAGCAGAAAGCTTCACAAAAATGTCTAACTTTGTCACCTTTCCTCAGTTTGTGTTATGCAAGTTTCAAGTGTCCCTGTGTGTTTGCAGTGCAGTTGGTGGAGAGCAGCAGCAACCCCAATGGGCTGGAACTAGTCAGCTCCTACCAGACGAACAGGGTGGGAGACCCCATGGACCTGGTTGCTCTGGCAACACAAGTACAGAGGGTAATTAAATGAATGGCATTGCAATGATCCTAATGGAATAATGATAAGGATGATCATAGTAAGCAGACTGTCATGTGCAGTGGCTTGCGaaggtattcacccccttggcatttttcctattttgttgccttaaaataaatgggttgtatcatttgatttacacaacatgcctaccactttgaagatgcaaaatatttttattgtgtaACAATAAGacaaacagaacttgagcgtgcataactattcaccccccccccaaagtcaatactttgtagagccacctttggcagtatttacagctgcaagtctcttggggtatgtctaagcttggcacatctagccactgggattcttgcccattcttcaaggcaaaactgctccaactcCAAGTTGGATGCGTTCTGCTGGtctacagcaatctttaagtcataccacagattctcaactggattgaggtctgggctttgactaggccattccaagacatttaaatgtttccccttaaaccactcaagtgctgctttagcagtatgcttagggtcattgtcctgctggaaggtgaacctccatcccagtctcaaatctttggAAGACCGAAagaggtttccctcaagaatttctctgtatttagcgccatccatcattcctttaattctgaccagtttcccagtccatgctgatggaaaaacatccccacagcatgatgctgccaccaccatgcttcacttttGGTATGATCTTCTCagtgtgatgagaggtgttgggtttgtgccagacagtgttttccttgatggccaaaaagctcaaatttagtctcatctgaccagagtactttcttccatatgtttggggagtctcctacatgccctttggtgaacaccaaacgtgtttgcttatttttttttcttttaagcaattgcttttttttctggccactcttctgtaaagcccagcccagattttttttttttagaacccatccctgatctgtacttctccacaactttgtccctgacctgtttggagagctccttggtcttcatggtactGCTAGCTTGgtggtgttacagactctggggcctttcagaacaggtgtatgtgtatatatatcactgagatcatgtgacatcatatgacacttagattgcacacaggtcgactttatttaactaattatgtgacttctgaaggtaattggttgcactagatcttatttaggggtttcatagcaaagggggtgaatacctatgacttttaaaaaatatatatatttttcacttcaccaatttggactatttcgTGTCCATTACAAGAAATCCacataaaaatccatttaaatgacaggttgtaatgcaacaaaataggaaaaatgccaaggtggatgaatacttttgcaaggcactgtacaaacCCCTGGTGTTGCCAGTACCATTCCCCTGCCAACTGAGCCATTCTGAACCCTAACTTTGGTTTGATGTTGCCCCATAAAGAATGTATCATAATGATGAAGACATTCTGTTTGAGATTTACCTTGTTTGGTTACATGTGTTTGGTTCCTAGGGAGATGACTTTGTCAGAGCCAACGCCTGCAACAGACTGACAGTCATTGCTGATCAAATTAGATATCTGCAGGAACAAGCCAGAAAGGTGATGGCTTAGATTGGTTACATAAAGTCAAATATATGTAATTCATATAGGGAAAGAATTAAGTAGCATTAGTGATGCCAGTTGGTTTGATCTGAATGTTTTTGTTCTCTGGTGTAGGTTTTAGAGGATGCCAAGAAGGACGCTGAGCTGCACCACGCTGCATGTAATGTAGTCAAGAAGCCAGGGAACATGTACTACCTGTACGAGCGTCCCTCCGGACAGAAATACTTCTCTATCCTCTCGCCTCAGGTAAGCACATCACACCTGGGCGGCTTTCAGCAGGGCACAATACTTTGGAGCGTTCAGATATTGCAACACTTCTAAAATTCCAATCATAATGATATGAGTTGGGACATTTAGATGCTCAAAGTCTGCATGTGACCCTGAAGGGAGTTGATAATGTTCTCTTTAGCCGGTTAGAGGTGGCGCTGACTGACCACTtgggtgtttgtgtgcatgcgcaTTGGCCACAGCATGGTTGTGTAAGCACAGTAGCACACACAGGAGAACATTTCATGGATATAGGAATTTTAACATAGTCGCACTTTAATTTGAATATAGGAAAGAAACGGCCCATTGGGTGTCTGCCAAACCCTTAACCCTTTTAGCAAAAGACGGTGCTAATATTTACTCTACTGGTCACTCAATGACTGGTGTAGGTCCACTACAATTTCTACTATCTCCTCAGAAAAGCCTAGTGGCGCAAGGCTGGAAGAACTTTTTTATGCTgacccaccaccactacacttcTTTTTGGCTTCTTTTATCAAATTGCTTAATGGCCTCTCACCCATCTCTCATTTGAAGGACTGGGGTGCCGGCTGCCCTCACAAGCCTTGTGGTGCGTTCAAGCTTCAATACGACATGTCCTGGACCCCTATAGATGACGTGGCGAAGAAGGACGCTGAAATCGCCATCATGGACAAAATCCTGAGCCAGCAAACAGCCCTGCCTCCTTGCTTAGAGCCCAACTTTGAGAACATCTCAAAGTAGAGCTGCAACTTGGAACAGGACTGTCTTAAAGGGGCCACATTGAGTGGCATTCAATGGTCTTAATGGACATACAGGGACAGATTTAATAGCTTGAGAAACATTAGCTAACTTTGGGAAGGCAAAAATGTGTTTTGTAACTATTCATTTATCTGGTGCAAACTTTTAGGCAAGCTCAGTAAATCTGGTCCCATTAGGGATTTAATGTGAAACTTAAGTCATACAGAACTGTTTTATTGTGTGGAATCCTTCATTGTGTCAGACAGTTGAGTACAGTCTTCAAACTGCCCAAATGGGGAAATATCCCATGTACAATAGCATTAGGAACCAATTCAAGGTTCTAAATACTTTCTAGTTTTGCACCAAAGGTCTTTCAAGGAATGCATTTGATTTACTTAAATTAAAGCATATTCCTTTTCACACCATGTAAAAATCTTGTTCTGCTATTTCACTCAAATGACCATCTCTAATAATAGATGTGTCCATGTCTTAATTCTATTTTCATGGGGGAACGGGCAACCTGTCATAATTTGGAGAGAATGCATTTTCTGTTTTTGGGACCTGCAATAAAATATTTAAGTATGGAATGTTTGTGTTAAACATGAGGTTAACAAGCAGAAGTCAGTCACACATTGACTTTATTTAGAagttaaattaaaatgttttcaaatgatCAGTTTACTGAGTGCAGCTTAGAAACATATTGTCATAAGTAAATGCATCACGCAACATTTCAAAAGCAGACAAAAGGAAGCACTGAAATCAGACAAGTGTTAAAAGGGCATTATTTCATAAAAACAAGCCATCTCTTTTATGGAGCCCACCACTTTCAGAATCAGACATCACCATTGACTTGCTGTGTGCTGTGAATCTCTTTGGTAATGTCCTCTAGATAAGAGTTAATATAAGGCAGAAGCTTCCAGTTGTCTGTAGCAATATGAACCTGGACGGCATCCTCCTCTGTGATAACCTTCAGCAGCACGTGAGACTGGGGTGGTAGGAAGAACAGCACTTTACACCTGCCTTTATCCAAGTCTGAGACCAGATATCTCTGAAAGTGCTTCTCCACCAGCTCACCCACAGCCGAATCCTCCAACTGATCACAGAACAGGCTCGTTGCAGCGTTGGTCAAATCCCCCTCAGACTGCTCTGAGCATATTTCACCCCAGATCCCCTCAAACACCCTCTGCTTCTTTTCCCTGGCCCACCCTAGGGGTGCGAGGAGGGGCAGAAACACCTCAGGGAAGGCCACATGTAGGTCTGCCAGCGGGGAGTGCCAGGAGAGGCCGTCCTCCGTGGTGAAGATGGCGCTAGCTCTCAGGGTGGTGTGGTACGGCTGCTTGGGCTTCAGCCTCAACCTCACTGTAGGGGGCTTCCTGGTCCTGAACAGGCAAGGCACACTGATGTCACTCACTTCCTCGTAGTGGCCATCCGTGAGGTCAAAGTGCAAGCGGATGCTGAAGAGCTTGTCAAAATGGGGGTCGTGAACTCCAGTGTGTGTGAGGTGGTATTGGAGGGTGATTTCAGAGGCGAAGCTGGAACTCTGGAACTGGGCTCTGTAGTCCTCTATCCCACCCTGTCCTGGGGAACTCTCAGTCTCACAGGCTGGTTCACTGTCTGGTTTATGCTCTGGTTTGCATTCATCTGGTTCATGTTTGTCCAGTTTGACCAGCCTCAGCAGCGGTCGCTCTGTCTGGTGCACGGTCAGACCGCTGGTCAGTTCCTCGGTCTCGCCCATGATGGCAGACAGCAAGCGCACTTTGGCCTGCCGCCCCCTTTCTGTTCCCCTCTGTGCCAACACCCCAGCCAGCTTCTCCTGGGAGAGAGTGGTGAGGAGGGTGTAGTACAAGCGGGCGTGGTCCTGGATGTCTGTTTCACCATAATGACAGGTGAGGTGCTGTAGGAGATCAGCCAGCGGTGTGAGAAGGGAGTCCAAGCTGGGGTGCAGGAGCAGGCGTCGACACACCCCCAGCACACCGTTCCCCAGACGCCAGTCCCCGCTCACACACAGCGCGGATGAAGAGGAAGTGATGACGCACAGCAGAAAGTTGAGAGTGGCCCTCTGGAGGACTTCCCCTTCCTCTGCCACACGGGCCAGGATCCTGAGGTGCCAGCGGAGGTCTTGCAGGGTGAGCTGGGACAGCGGGGCCTCTGTGATGGTTCTTTGCAGGGCTCTAAGCAGTGCCACAGCCCAGCCTGACTCCTCCAGCCGCTCCTGGGTCCGGTCAGCCAGGTTGATGAAGTGAGGGGCCAGCCGAGTGCGTCTGAGGTACAGGTCACACAGCTTCTGAGACAGGTCCTCAGAGTAGCGCTCCACATGGCAGAAGTgaaggagaaagaggaaggaagCCCTGAAGAAGGTCACCACCATCTCCCTACTGGCCTGGTTCTCCACGATACGGAGAAGGGAGGTCAGGTGATCGTACAGGTAGGCCAGGCCTCTCcccccctgtccctccctgtcttcTTCTCCTTCCTCCAGGTAGACCAGAGAGAGTAGGTTCAGTCTAGCCAGCATGCTGACACTATCATTGAACACAGTGGGCACTAGGGCCGCGGCCAGCCGAGGGGTCAAGAGCACAGGCAGGCTCTCGTCGCCACTGCTGATTGGTCGGTTCTCTGGGAAGTGCAGGATGCAGTCCATGTAGAAGAGCTTCTCAGGCGTGCTCAGTAGGGGGTGTTGGGACAGGCCGACGAGACGCTTTAGAAGGAAGGCTTCATCCTCTGCGCTGAACAGGCTGTCTGTGAAAGCAGCCTTCATCAGCAGAGTGGTATGCAGAAGACACACCTGCAACAACAAGAGATTAAACAATGCGGTCACAAATCTTAAGATTTTACAGCTAGGTTTGATAATGTTCTACCACAGCACAAGCATGGTTAGATCTGTGGATAATCTGCCATTTCTTCCATAACTCATCCTAGACAAGTCGACTGCTGCTAACCTTGCATGTGCCCAATAGACGCAGAAGCTGTGCCCTGAATATCGTCGGGGAGACGGCGGGCACCATGGCAAGCACCTCCACCAGCCGTCGCAGCAGGGCAGCCTGGGATAGGGATGTGAGCAGGTAGGACTCCtctaggagggaggagagtagcgATCTCAGCTCTTTACAGTCTAGGCCAGTCTGCAGGGAAGGAACCTTTCCCATGGGGCCCAGAGTGAGGGGCGAGAAGAGGGCCAAGTCTGCGTGTGACACAGAGTTCGGGTGTGCGGAGTCTGCACCCTCCCCCCACACAAACCCCTCGTTGCTCCCCAGTGCAGCCTTCAGGTCTCCAGCCCCAGCCCCTTTCTGCTGGGTGAGTAGATACACAGCATTCCTCAGTGCCAGGGCATGGAGCCCCGTGTAGGCCTGGTGAAGCCTGGAGTTTTCCTGCTGCCTCAGGCTGCTCAGGAGCTCCAAGCGTTGGGATAGTAGACCCGGGAGACAAGCCTCCAGCTCCCTCAGGCAGTCGCAGGCTGTTGTCCTCAGGGGGTGTAATGCAGCCCCAGCGTGCGCGTCGTTGGTGTCCTGGGCCATCTGTAAGAGAAGGTCCAGGAAGTCTTGGGAGGCGCTGGTGTGAGAGCTAACACAGCAGGAGCAGAGGAGCACAGAGGTGAGGGCCAGGAGGAGGTTGCAGCGGAGCGGGAGGGATTTGGGGGAGCACTGGGCAAACACAGACATGAGCTCCAGGGCGGTCTCCTCgcccacagagacagaggggcacaGCAGAGTAGGGTGCTCAAGTAGCGGGGACAACAGCAGGACCTGAGGCAGGCGGAACAGAGGACATAATGCAGTTTAGTGGTTTAACGTTTaaacactttaataatgaaagTGCCTCCCTCCATAGCAAATGCTCTGGAACTTCCTGTGGATACATAGGAAGGGACTCGGGAGGCTTCAATACAATAATTGTGCCCTGAAAACGTAATGTACCTTGATTTGGTAACTGGCCCTGTCATCTCGCAGCTCGTGCAGGACCTCAGCGAGGAAGATGTCCGATGTCGTGCTGCACAAGAACTGGGACGGGCTGCGCAAGAATGCGGAGATCCTCTCGGGCCAGTTCGCTGACATGGTTGAACCGAATATAGCCTACAGGTAAAAAAATGACTTACTTTATTGCACAACGTCTCTGTTTAGGTAAAGTTGGTAGCCTACGACCAGAGGTACCACTACAACTTTGATTACGGTCTGCGAAATCAGGCAACGTTTTTCTAGACCTGCAAAACAATGTGTTGTGATGTCTTCAAAGCGGTTGTCATCCGTATTTCACAGCATACCTTTTTATGTGCAACCACACCGACGGTTGTTATTATTATCACATAGCTAGCTTCTATACGTACTCATCTGCGTATGTTCACCTCATCGGCACAAACGATCATCACACTTTTAGAGATGTTTCACTTCCTTGTCTTAGTAGTCATGTGATCAAATATCACATGGCGCTGAGTGTGCTTCAAAATAAAGGTAGCCATTGACATGGCAGCGGCCCTTGGGCTAGATAATTCGTTTTAGCATGAACATTGAGGGCTTCATTTTAAAGttaactgggtggggattcctatgggttgtgAGCGTTCCGCCAATGATAAGAGCGTTGTCTTCTTCAAATTGGGTTTCCTAAGGTTTGTAAATGGctttaagatatatatatatatatatacacacatacatacatatacacacgttttatttaactaggcaagtcagttaagaacaaattcttatttacaatgactgcctggCAAAAGGCCTCCagtggggacagggacagggcctgggattaaaaaaaaaaatacaatataaatattggatgagacaacacaacactacataagacAACAttgcaaggcagcaacacatgacaacacagcatggtagcaacacaacatggcagcagcacaaaacatgataCAAACATCATTGGGCACAGCCAACAGCACAAAGGTcgagaaggtagagacaacaatagaacacacaaagcagccacaactgtcagcaagagtgtccatgattgagtccttGAATGGAGGGAGATAAAACTGTCCCgcttgagtgtttgttgcagctcgctCCAGTTGCAGTTGCaacaaactgaaaagaggagcgaaccagggatgtgtgtgctttggggacccccaacagaatgtgactgtcagaacgggtgttgtacatGGAGGACGAGGGCTGCAGTAGACATCCCAGacagggggagtgaggcctaggatagaggaaaccaagtctagattaaatcttagcctgcagctttgatatgtgctgagagaaggacagtgtactgtctagccatactcccaagtacttgtatgaggtacTTGAggctcaagctctaaaccctcagaggtagtaatcacacctgtggggagagcttgcaagtaagcattgcACTGTGCCGTTTACACCCTTTtgtaggcctcccgagtggcacagcggtctaagacccgggttcaatcccgtactgtatcacaactggccgtgacggAGAGTCACATAGTgcggcacacaattggtccagcgtcgtctgagttaggggagggtttggcctggtaggcagtcattgtaaataagaacttgttcttaactgacttgcctggttaaataaattatcctgtgcatgtgaccaataaactttgatttgaggaCTCCAGCACTGCAGGTGGCAGGAAAATCACCAATATTAGTTTTACGTttaaattttttaaatgtatttactcGAAGGAAGAATAAAGCCAGCTACTATAAAATGGCGATAGAGGAAAAGTGGGGGTAACATTAGCTCTACTTACTTTCTGCATACATTGTTTGTTGTAGCTTATATCCCCATGTTTCTATTCCAGGTAATTTGCTCTAAAAGTAATACATACTTGAGGAGCATAGATCTGTGCTGGGAAAGGTCTTATTATGCCCAACAGGTAAAATAGTAAACCTTGAAAGAGAATAAACAAAATGAAACTTGATTGCAAACAAAATATCATTATATgttgcttgtttgttttttgcttAAGAAACTTTGAGATTTCTATTCTGAAAGTGCTATAGAAGTTCATTATTAAAATATTGTTATATTTGTTTTACTGTGAGacttcagccacacctgttgagTGTGGCTGGTGGCCCCACTGCCCTGAGAAAAGCCCTGACTTCTGGAGATTAGGTTTTCAGGACTGTCATGACAGCTGTCACTCTAAGTGTGTCAGCTTGTCACATGTAACTGCGTGACTGGACCCTCCTCCTGCGTAAACTTCTGGTTTATCCAGAACTCTGAGTCATACCTTGACAGTAAGTTCCCTCTTCTTCATGGAGAACTTCTTGTGATCTGTTCTGCAGAAAAAGCCCCGATGGAGTTCATGGCTTTGCATGGCCCAGAACAAGCTTGCTCTTCATGTCACCATAGAGGACATGAAGCATTGCCTTACCTCACAGGTGAGAGGAGTCTTCATTGAGAGGTGAGTCTATAGCATTTCATAATCCCAATGTAAATTGTGTGAGTATCAGTTATCAGGTGTAGTTTATTGGAAGGTGGAGGCAGTAAGACAGCTGAGAAGCAGTTAACATGATTACTTTTTTTGCATCTTCAGGTTTCAGAAATAAATCAGGGAAGACAGGGATCTCTGCATTGATGAGCTGGTAAATGGTCATAAGCTAAGTTTCTGCCTATCAGTTGAGCTTTTTAGCTGTTGAGCTCATTAGTCAAAGCCTGTTGCATTGACACATTGTGATAATAGGCTTGTCCAGGAGGGGGCTTGGGTGGAGTTGGTTTTAATTAAAATATTCTCTGATGTGATagtgattttttattttatttttactttggAGTCTCTCTTGCACAGTGTTGGGAGGTGAACACTCACCTGAAGCTTCATGAGATGGAGCTGGTACAGGATGAGGTGTTTGTAGTTTGCACTGCATCACAAGGCGACAGCACATCCTCTCAGCCACTGCATGGCCTTGGAAGGTCACTATGttcctcccttttctctcttaACCTGAGTCGGTCACTTCACATGTGTTTATTAGCTGGTAATTTATACACATGAGTTCCTTTGTTCCCTATTTGTAAGCCTCTGTAGTGTTCATAGTCTCTAAATGTGTTGCCTTTATTTTCTGTCTTGCTGTAGCATAAACGCTGCAAGTAGAGCGCAGACTGTGGCTCAAAAGGAACCTTCTGGGTTTGCGACCAGAATCATGCTCCAAAGGGCCATTGAGGACATCATTAGTGATTTGACCTACCTTCCAGCCTCACGTCTACAGAGTGCATCTGAGGTAGTGGTGGAAATCGTGACCAGTCTGATTCTCAGCATTGGAGCCAACCCTGTAAACAAAGACGCCTCTGAGGGAGAGGGATCTACCAACATGGCACTGGTCGACCTGATAATGTGGGTAGTGATCTCTGTGCTGCAAGACCTTTCTGGTAGCCTGCAGATCACAGATGCGTTCAATGATATGAAGCAGCTACAGATCCTCTACTCCAGGCCTGTGGGCATCAGGATTGTGCATGCCATACTTGATTACCTGCTGAGTGTGGCTGGTGGCCCCACTGCCCTGAGAAAAGCCCTGACTGCTGGAGATTAGGTTTTCGGGACTGTCATGACAGCTGTCACTCTAAGTGTGTCAGCTTGTCACATGTGACTGGACCCTCCTGCGTAAACTTCTGGTTTATCCAAAACTCTTGAGTCGTAAGTTCCCTCTTCTTCTTGGAAAACTTCTTGTGATTGGTTCTACAACCCTGCACAGCATTGTGACCAAACTGCTAGGCAAAATATACTCTGATGCACCAAGTGAGGATGCCACACTCGTCCTTAAGGACTGGCCCTTTCTGGATGATCTGGAGAACCACCTGTCTGCTGTCCTTGGAATATCAGTGGCCAGTGAAGAAACAGAGGCCAACTTCCACTTGAAACCAGCAGCGGTGAAAGAGATTGTCTCCTCTAAGAGTCAAATGGTGTCCAGACACATCACCTGTCTGATTGTGAGAGCCATGAAGGTCTTTCCCAGTGGCTACTCTGGAAGATACCCTGTGAGATATGGTGACTGTGGAGCCACTGCAGAGTGGATGAGCACAACGCTGTGAACAACTGGACCCTAATGTCCACTGGAACTGTTCCCAATGCCCTCTTTATGCACATCATTGACACATTTGTGTATAACATCTTTGCAATTGACCTTGTCATGACAGTGAATGGTGAAGATGTGAGGAAGCACTTTTGTTGGCACGTCAACTTTGGGTTGTTACCCAAGACAAGTTCTCCAAAGCTCCAAAGAGCAAGGCTCTCCTGCGAGCCTTGAAAGAAATGACCAGATTGTGAAGAGAACATAGGCCAGGTTGACTGAGCTGGTAGATAAGCTCTATGTTGCAGCATTCCCTGCAAACCAACTTTCTATTGATGCCTTTATGGAGGACAAGGAGCTGTGCTGATGTCACCGAAATGGTTGTAGAAAAGTTGATATCACTGGACCCAATCAGTGTTCTCCGATCCCATGGTTGTTGGATCAGAGTTCATCAGTGAAAGAGTAAGCTCTCTATGAATACAATTAGTTTGTCACACAAATGCAGTGGGCTACAACTGTAGTGTTATTTGTCTGTTTACAGCATGGAGGAGCAGACATTATTGCCTCATCATGTACACTTTGTAGATCATTGACACAGGAGGACCTCTCAAGTGGGTAAACAAATCAATTGTACACCCTCTCGAAAGAGTATTGTAGATGGAGGTGTATACTAAAAATACTTCTTCCTATCTTTTAGTTTACCATAAATTTACCAATAACTGAGGGTTCCTCCACCGTGTTTGGAGGGCAGGGAAGCGAGTCACCTGTGGCTGCTGTAGATGTGATAGAGCTAGACCAAGCCTGGACTAATAAACCGTCATGTGCAAGCCCTGCCTTTTTCAAAATGCCTATGTCGGTTATTTCTTCACTAAAAACATTGTATCGATATGGCTACATTGTTTATTTATTAGACCTACTTGTCACTCATTATTTTCAGCTGTCATGTTTTGATGtgaaactttgatttgatacataTTGGCACAGTGTATAGTAGACCTATGCTGCTGACAAATAAAGCAACATTTCATGAAAACAACAGATAGCTAAGTGTGTGACTATTTTCATTAGTTCTAAAAGcatcactacacactacacagcaTGATAGAGGATCATCAACATCATAGTCATCGGGAGCATAAAAAGTGTTGGGGTCTTAGTGGAGACAATTGAGGAAGCGGCTAATGGCCGGTGTGGCCATGAAGTGCGGGTAAGTTGGCGGACAGGAAAAAAGGGGAAAAGTGGAATATGTTTTGAGTGTTGGATCACACAGAACTTTTGTAAGAGCTATATAAGGAAATTGAAAGTGACGagaatgaggatgaggatgaattAACTGCGGTGGCAGGTGCGGTGAAGACTGCCGAGTTTGAGCCTTATCCGGATGATGACAAAGATGATTCTGGTCCACTGGGAGTGCAATTTTTGGAGAGAATGGATATTTGTCTTCTGGCAGATCCATTTGTGCTGTCAAGTTGGGTGGAGAAGAAGTGAGGAAACATTGGGTCAGTGAAAGTGACTCAATGTAGAATCGTGTAGATTTTTAGCATTTCTGCCGTCCAGAGACAGCGGGCGCTCCACACCACGCGACTGGGGTCAAGAACTGTGATTTGCTTCCCTCTCCGGAGCATGGCACTGTTAAAAGGAGTGATAACTGGAGAGTCATTAAGTGTTGAGAAGGACCAACTGAAGTTGAAGATTCCTGGTGTCTGTGACCCCCCCTGTTTGGTGCAACGCAGACCAGGTGAAGAGTGTGGTGAAACAGGTGCTGTACCA
Protein-coding regions in this window:
- the ap5b1 gene encoding AP-5 complex subunit beta-1, which gives rise to MSANWPERISAFLRSPSQFLCSTTSDIFLAEVLHELRDDRASYQIKVLLLSPLLEHPTLLCPSVSVGEETALELMSVFAQCSPKSLPLRCNLLLALTSVLLCSCCVSSHTSASQDFLDLLLQMAQDTNDAHAGAALHPLRTTACDCLRELEACLPGLLSQRLELLSSLRQQENSRLHQAYTGLHALALRNAVYLLTQQKGAGAGDLKAALGSNEGFVWGEGADSAHPNSVSHADLALFSPLTLGPMGKVPSLQTGLDCKELRSLLSSLLEESYLLTSLSQAALLRRLVEVLAMVPAVSPTIFRAQLLRLLGTCKVCLLHTTLLMKAAFTDSLFSAEDEAFLLKRLVGLSQHPLLSTPEKLFYMDCILHFPENRPISSGDESLPVLLTPRLAAALVPTVFNDSVSMLARLNLLSLVYLEEGEEDREGQGGRGLAYLYDHLTSLLRIVENQASREMVVTFFRASFLFLLHFCHVERYSEDLSQKLCDLYLRRTRLAPHFINLADRTQERLEESGWAVALLRALQRTITEAPLSQLTLQDLRWHLRILARVAEEGEVLQRATLNFLLCVITSSSSALCVSGDWRLGNGVLGVCRRLLLHPSLDSLLTPLADLLQHLTCHYGETDIQDHARLYYTLLTTLSQEKLAGVLAQRGTERGRQAKVRLLSAIMGETEELTSGLTVHQTERPLLRLVKLDKHEPDECKPEHKPDSEPACETESSPGQGGIEDYRAQFQSSSFASEITLQYHLTHTGVHDPHFDKLFSIRLHFDLTDGHYEEVSDISVPCLFRTRKPPTVRLRLKPKQPYHTTLRASAIFTTEDGLSWHSPLADLHVAFPEVFLPLLAPLGWAREKKQRVFEGIWGEICSEQSEGDLTNAATSLFCDQLEDSAVGELVEKHFQRYLVSDLDKGRCKVLFFLPPQSHVLLKVITEEDAVQVHIATDNWKLLPYINSYLEDITKEIHSTQQVNGDV
- the c14h1orf50 gene encoding uncharacterized protein C1orf50 homolog, which translates into the protein MDRTVSLPNQPDKTTTVQLVESSSNPNGLELVSSYQTNRVGDPMDLVALATQVQRGDDFVRANACNRLTVIADQIRYLQEQARKVLEDAKKDAELHHAACNVVKKPGNMYYLYERPSGQKYFSILSPQDWGAGCPHKPCGAFKLQYDMSWTPIDDVAKKDAEIAIMDKILSQQTALPPCLEPNFENISK